A genomic segment from Nocardia cyriacigeorgica GUH-2 encodes:
- a CDS encoding SfnB family sulfur acquisition oxidoreductase, producing MTAVAADRITSADEARSVAARLAAEFAADAAARDRDRELPYAQLDQLSASGLLAVTVPAEFGGADLAPSVVAEVVRILAAADPNIAQIPHSHFVYLNLLRLAGSAQQRSRYFGAVLDGARIANAQSERTGATVAEIATTVRPAGSRFRIDGTKFYCTGSLFADILAVLTRLDDPDGRSGLPPGEYVAFLPADTDGVRIIDDWHAIGQRTTGSGTVELDGVLVARDQLVARAAAVGAPTGYGAFAQLVHAAIDTGIARGSLDAATEFVRTRSRPWFEAGVDRAVDDPLLIQRFGELAVTVRTAEATLAAAGAAVDAATAAEASLAVATAKIVADRAANEVSSALFEVSGTRSAAAGTNLDHFWRNARTHTLHDPVRWKYQHIGRSVLHGTPPPLHGVI from the coding sequence ATGACCGCTGTCGCCGCCGACCGCATCACCTCCGCCGACGAGGCCCGCTCGGTCGCCGCCCGGCTGGCAGCCGAGTTCGCCGCGGACGCCGCAGCGCGTGACCGCGACCGCGAATTGCCTTATGCCCAGTTAGATCAGCTGTCGGCATCGGGGTTGCTCGCCGTTACCGTTCCCGCCGAATTCGGTGGGGCGGACTTGGCGCCGAGTGTGGTGGCCGAGGTGGTGCGCATTCTTGCGGCGGCCGATCCGAATATCGCGCAGATCCCGCACAGCCATTTCGTGTATCTGAACCTGCTGCGGCTGGCCGGTTCGGCGCAGCAGCGCAGCCGGTATTTCGGGGCGGTGCTCGACGGAGCCCGGATCGCGAACGCGCAATCGGAGCGGACGGGCGCGACGGTGGCCGAGATCGCCACCACCGTCCGCCCGGCCGGGTCCCGTTTCCGCATCGACGGCACCAAGTTCTACTGCACCGGCTCGCTGTTCGCCGACATCCTCGCAGTGCTCACCAGGCTCGACGATCCGGACGGGCGCAGCGGCCTGCCGCCGGGGGAGTACGTCGCGTTCCTGCCCGCCGACACCGACGGTGTCCGGATCATCGACGATTGGCACGCCATCGGCCAGCGCACCACCGGCAGCGGCACCGTCGAGTTGGACGGGGTGCTGGTGGCCCGCGATCAGCTGGTCGCCCGGGCGGCGGCGGTCGGCGCACCCACCGGTTACGGTGCGTTCGCGCAGCTGGTGCATGCCGCGATCGATACCGGGATCGCACGCGGGTCCCTCGATGCGGCAACGGAATTCGTGCGGACACGATCCAGGCCGTGGTTCGAAGCCGGAGTGGATCGGGCGGTGGATGATCCGTTGCTGATCCAGCGGTTCGGGGAACTGGCGGTGACGGTGCGGACGGCGGAAGCCACGCTGGCGGCGGCCGGTGCGGCTGTGGACGCCGCTACCGCGGCCGAGGCCTCGCTGGCGGTCGCCACGGCCAAGATCGTCGCCGACCGCGCGGCGAACGAGGTCTCATCTGCTCTCTTCGAAGTCTCCGGAACCCGAAGCGCCGCAGCCGGAACCAACCTCGACCATTTCTGGCGCAACGCCCGCACACATACCCTGCACGACCCGGTGCGGTGGAAATACCAGCACATCGGCCGGTCGGTG